In the Numida meleagris isolate 19003 breed g44 Domestic line chromosome 5, NumMel1.0, whole genome shotgun sequence genome, one interval contains:
- the TMEM254 gene encoding transmembrane protein 254, translated as MTAATGAERVRDGSCHFQRSRLIWMIGIIFGMILLGWVTLSPSTIPYSYLGLFGDFLHYLVENYHKWVCYGFYVSWLIHIVEALYGIKLCQSKGITDPAVQFHWFIQTLLFGYASFGLLVSYKPPAKKYY; from the exons ATGACGGCGGCGACGGGTGCGGAGAGGGTGCGCGATGGCAGCTGCCACTTCCAGCGCTCGCGGCTCATCTGGATGATCGGCATCATCTTCGGCATGATCCTGCTGGGC tggGTAACGCTATCACCTTCTACTATCCCTTATAGCTATTTGGGACTGTTCGGTGACTTTCTTCATTATTTAGTGGAGAACTACCACAAGTGGGTGTGCTACGG gTTCTATGTATCCTGGTTGATTCACATAGTAGAAGCCTTGTACGGTATAAAATTATGCCA ATCTAAAGGCATCACTGACCCAGCAGTTCAGTTTCACTGGTTCATTCAGACACTTCTATTTGGGTATGCTTCCTTCGGTCTCCTGGTGTCTTACAAACCTCCAGCCAAGAAGTACTACTAG
- the LOC110400176 gene encoding homeobox protein NANOG-like translates to MEPRSLPADEAPPRRAAPREGGRRKRTSFSKAQLELLVRTFEKQPYPGIALREQLSGLTDIPESRIQVWFQNRRARQLNRKKSEGALPTQPAAAKEERGHCGGGCQPRGLGPELTLQPGLPGANQSCSGQPLPWSGPQYMRLDTHFRNFGVPGQTLSHFGLDYMGKGEQFGAGTVGSAPQHSLSEQQTQDYPYLKKSFPENYYADVFQPCTEDYLHLAAKENMYSKPVLNYLNADQGLVDETYSYIKPNTSPFSNSSIPSCGKGDFMLELKQMRHSPPEFAASEASPPSVPAKHEGRYQGTCAAPDPLYGQQLLGTVSDYDPHWLGMRNEILGNGLDSLLEQNGEQGGPQSYLFALGGQNSACHLGHT, encoded by the exons ATGGAGCCCCGCAGCCTGCCGGCAGACGAagccccgccgcgccgcgctgccCCGCGGGAGGGCGGCCGGAGGAAGCGCACGTCCTTCAGCAAGGcgcagctggagctgctggtgcgCACCTTCGAGAAGCAGCCGTACCCCGGCATCGCCCTGCGCGAGCAGCTCTCCGGCCTCACCGACATCCCCGAGTCCAGGATCCAG GTCTGGTTTCAGAACAGGAGGGCCCGGCAGCTGAACCGCAAGAAGAGCGAAGGTGCGCTTCCCACGCAGCCGGCGGCCGCCAAGGAGGAGCGCGGGCACTGCGGCGGGGGCTGCCAACCCCGGGGCCTCGGGCCTGAGCTCACCCTGCAGCCGGGGCTGCCGGGGGCGAACCAGAGCTGCTCAGGCCAGCCGCTGCCCTGGTCCGGGCCGCAGTATATGAGGCTCGATACTCATTTCAGGAACTTTGGAGTCCCCGGTCAGACCCTGTCTCACTTCGGCTTGGACTATATGGGAAAAGGGGAGCAGTTCGGTGCGGGAACCGTAGGGAGTGCCCCTCAACACTCGCTCTCTGAGCAGCAAACGCAGGACTACCCGTatctgaagaaatctttccCTGAAAACTATTACGCAGATGTCTTCCAGCCATGTACAGAAGATTACCTACATCTAGCAGCTAAAGAGAACATGTATAGCAAGCCTGTGTTAAACTACTTAAATGCTGACCAAGGTCTGGTCGATGAGACCTATTCATATATAAAGCCAAACACCTCTCCCTTCAGTAACAGTTCAATTCCAAGCTGTGGTAAGGGGGATTTTATGCTTGAGCTGAAGCAGATGAGGCACAGCCCTCCTGAGTTTGCAGCTAGTGAGGCAAGTCCTCCTTCAGTACCTGCAAAACATGAAGGGAGGTACCAGGGGACATGTGCTGCTCCAGACCCACTGTAcggacagcagctgctggggacagTGAGTGACTATGACCCTCATTGGCTGGGtatgagaaatgaaattctggGAAATGGTTTAGACTCGCTGTTGGAGCAAAATGGGGAGCAGGGTGGGCCTCAAAGCTACCTTTTTGCTTTGGGTGGCCAGAATTCAGCCTGCCATTTGGGTCACACATGA